Proteins encoded in a region of the Armatimonadota bacterium genome:
- a CDS encoding ABC transporter permease — translation MGAYLTRRMLLAVPTVFGVLLAVFLLIRLVPGDVVTQLVGLEATISPQRVEELRRLFGLDRPLLVQFTDYAGRVVRGDLGRSLRTGRSVGAELLARFPVTIELAACGVLVALLIGVPVGVLAAVHRGKAADYLATGFVMLGLSIPSFWLAILLILFFALRLGWLPPTAYVTPQESLGRNLQHMIMPALSVGMVLAAGIARIVRSSLLEVLGRHYIRTARAKGLAEGRVVLHHALRNALIPVVTVIGLQFGTLLGGTVIIEQIFSLPGVGRYALEGINLRDYPVIQGAVLAIALAFVLVNLVVDLCYGFLDPRIRYQ, via the coding sequence TTGGGCGCGTACCTGACCCGCCGGATGCTTCTGGCGGTCCCCACGGTCTTTGGCGTGCTGCTGGCGGTGTTCCTGTTGATCCGGCTGGTGCCGGGAGACGTCGTCACGCAGCTGGTCGGACTGGAGGCGACGATCTCGCCCCAGCGGGTGGAGGAACTGCGCCGGCTGTTCGGCCTGGACCGGCCCCTGCTCGTCCAGTTCACCGACTACGCCGGGCGCGTCGTGCGCGGCGATCTGGGGCGGTCCCTGCGCACCGGGCGGTCCGTAGGAGCCGAACTGCTGGCCCGCTTTCCTGTGACGATCGAACTGGCCGCCTGCGGAGTGCTCGTGGCGCTGCTGATCGGGGTGCCGGTGGGCGTGCTCGCCGCGGTGCACAGGGGAAAGGCGGCGGACTACCTGGCCACGGGATTCGTCATGCTCGGATTGTCCATCCCCTCCTTCTGGTTGGCCATCCTGCTCATTCTGTTCTTCGCCCTTCGGCTGGGCTGGTTGCCGCCGACGGCGTACGTCACCCCCCAGGAGAGCCTGGGGCGGAATCTGCAGCATATGATCATGCCCGCGCTCTCCGTGGGGATGGTCCTGGCCGCCGGCATCGCCCGCATCGTGCGCAGCAGCCTGCTGGAGGTGCTGGGACGGCACTATATCCGGACGGCCCGGGCCAAAGGACTGGCCGAGGGCCGGGTCGTCCTGCACCACGCTCTGCGCAACGCCCTGATCCCCGTCGTGACGGTGATCGGGTTGCAGTTCGGGACGCTGCTCGGCGGCACGGTGATCATCGAGCAGATCTTCAGCCTGCCCGGAGTGGGGCGCTATGCGCTGGAGGGGATCAACCTGCGCGATTACCCGGTGATCCAGGGCGCGGTGCTGGCCATCGCCCTGGCCTTCGTGCTGGTCAACCTGGTCGTGGACCTGTGCTATGGATTCCTTGACCCTCGTATCCGCTACCAGTAG
- a CDS encoding ABC transporter permease, with the protein MTLVSATSRVLPRPRSRLRSRLARHPGARIGGLLILVVLAGAVFAPYLAGYDPVAVAPRDRLQGPTAAHPLGTDIYGRDTLARVLYGGRISLAVGALSVGLALVVGGTLGAVAGFWGGWLDALVMRVADVLLAFPAILLAIGLLAFLGGGFWNVVLAIAIVYTAPLARVARAGVLTVRHEEYVQAARVIGAGDGRILGRHVLPNAVAPVVVESTLRLALAILAEAALSFLGLGTQPPAPTWGQMIAEGRAVMSFTPWPAIGPGLAITVTVLGFNLLGDAVRDAFDPHTVGS; encoded by the coding sequence TTGACCCTCGTATCCGCTACCAGTAGGGTCCTCCCGCGGCCGCGATCGCGCCTGCGCTCGCGGCTGGCCCGGCACCCCGGCGCGCGGATCGGCGGGCTGCTGATCCTGGTGGTGCTCGCCGGCGCCGTCTTCGCCCCGTACCTGGCGGGGTACGATCCGGTGGCCGTGGCGCCGCGGGACCGGCTCCAGGGGCCGACGGCGGCGCATCCGCTGGGCACGGATATCTACGGCCGCGACACGCTGGCGCGGGTGCTCTACGGCGGGCGGATCTCGCTGGCCGTCGGGGCGCTCTCCGTGGGCCTGGCGCTGGTCGTCGGCGGGACGCTCGGTGCGGTCGCGGGGTTCTGGGGCGGATGGCTCGATGCCCTGGTGATGCGCGTCGCCGATGTCCTGCTGGCGTTTCCCGCCATCCTGCTGGCCATCGGCCTGCTGGCGTTCCTGGGCGGAGGGTTCTGGAATGTCGTGCTGGCCATCGCCATCGTCTACACCGCGCCCCTGGCGCGTGTGGCGCGGGCCGGGGTCCTGACCGTTCGCCACGAGGAGTACGTGCAGGCGGCGCGCGTCATCGGTGCCGGCGACGGGCGGATCCTGGGCCGTCACGTGCTGCCGAACGCGGTGGCACCCGTCGTCGTGGAGAGTACCCTGCGGCTGGCCCTGGCCATCCTGGCCGAGGCGGCGCTGTCGTTCCTGGGGCTGGGGACGCAGCCGCCGGCGCCGACCTGGGGGCAGATGATCGCCGAAGGTCGGGCCGTGATGTCCTTCACGCCGTGGCCGGCGATCGGCCCCGGCCTGGCCATCACCGTGACGGTGCTGGGGTTCAACCTGCTGGGCGATGCCGTCCGCGATGCCTTCGATCCCCATACGGTCGGCTCGTAG
- a CDS encoding ABC transporter substrate-binding protein translates to MRTVITILLAGALAAGAALPSTAQSGGPRYGGTLRAGMQTDPVGLDPHLTTATATRNMMENVYDTLVMVNAQGRYVPALAESWTTSEDGLTWTFRLRAGVRFHNGRALTADDVVYSINRIRDPNTKSPRAGDFAEVDSVTASGPSTVVIRLKRPFSPLLAKLAFSTNVIVPREVVERDGDLNRNPTGTGPFRFVGYTPQQRLVLVRSGDYWERDSSGRRLPYLDRIEFVFLPDAVARATALRAGAVDWIEYVPSSEVKALRADPNVEVVGGLSANFRSLYINNTVPPFTHVKVRQALAYAIDKKEIVDAALFEVGGIVATGTAIPPGNFFAYPRSPYTRVDLDRARRLLAEAGQASGFDAELYVTSTYDFLRTPAELIQAQLAKIGIRLRITAADWSVYLPTVFQKRYTLTILGTSGQTDPDDFLYGNFHSKGGLNLVNYNDPQFDRLLEQARATSREADRKRLYDQAQARLLETVPMVFIYHSTQYEAVRRTVRGFEHWPNTSYLGLRRTWIAP, encoded by the coding sequence ATGCGTACCGTGATCACCATCCTGCTCGCCGGGGCGCTGGCCGCCGGCGCGGCACTGCCGTCGACGGCACAGTCCGGGGGCCCGCGTTACGGCGGCACGCTGCGCGCCGGCATGCAGACCGATCCTGTGGGCCTGGACCCGCACCTGACCACCGCCACCGCCACCCGGAACATGATGGAGAACGTCTACGACACCCTGGTCATGGTGAATGCGCAGGGCCGCTACGTGCCGGCTTTGGCCGAGTCCTGGACGACCTCGGAGGACGGGCTGACCTGGACGTTCCGCCTCCGGGCCGGGGTCAGGTTCCACAACGGCCGTGCCCTGACCGCCGATGACGTGGTCTACTCCATCAACCGGATCCGCGACCCGAACACGAAGTCGCCCCGAGCGGGCGACTTCGCTGAAGTGGACTCGGTGACGGCGAGCGGCCCCTCCACGGTGGTGATCAGGCTCAAGCGACCCTTCAGCCCGCTGCTGGCCAAGCTGGCCTTCTCGACGAACGTCATTGTGCCCAGAGAGGTGGTGGAGCGGGACGGGGATCTGAACCGCAATCCCACCGGCACCGGGCCCTTCCGGTTTGTCGGCTACACTCCCCAGCAGCGACTCGTCCTGGTCCGCAGCGGCGACTACTGGGAGCGGGACAGCAGCGGCCGGCGCCTGCCCTACCTGGACCGGATCGAGTTCGTCTTCCTGCCCGACGCGGTGGCCCGCGCCACGGCGCTGCGGGCCGGCGCGGTGGACTGGATCGAATACGTGCCCTCCTCGGAGGTCAAGGCGCTGCGCGCCGATCCCAACGTGGAGGTGGTGGGAGGGCTGTCGGCCAACTTCCGCAGCCTGTACATCAACAACACCGTCCCGCCCTTCACCCACGTCAAGGTCCGTCAGGCCCTGGCCTACGCCATCGACAAGAAGGAGATCGTGGACGCCGCCCTGTTCGAGGTCGGCGGCATCGTGGCCACGGGGACGGCGATCCCGCCCGGCAACTTCTTCGCCTATCCGCGGAGCCCGTACACCCGGGTCGATCTGGACCGGGCCAGGCGTCTGCTCGCCGAGGCCGGGCAGGCGTCGGGCTTCGACGCGGAGCTGTATGTCACCAGCACCTACGACTTCCTGCGCACCCCGGCGGAGCTCATCCAGGCGCAGCTGGCAAAGATCGGGATCCGCCTGCGAATCACCGCCGCGGACTGGAGCGTCTACCTGCCCACCGTCTTCCAGAAGCGCTACACGCTGACGATCCTGGGGACCTCGGGGCAGACCGATCCGGACGACTTCCTCTACGGGAACTTCCACAGCAAGGGCGGGCTAAACCTGGTCAACTACAACGATCCGCAGTTCGACCGCCTCCTGGAACAGGCACGCGCGACCAGTCGGGAGGCCGACCGCAAGCGCCTCTACGACCAGGCCCAGGCGCGGCTGCTGGAGACGGTGCCCATGGTCTTCATCTACCACTCCACCCAGTACGAGGCGGTGCGGCGCACCGTGCGCGGTTTCGAGCACTGGCCGAACACCTCGTACCTGGGGCTGCGGCGGACCTGGATCGCGCCCTAG
- a CDS encoding alpha/beta fold hydrolase: MSLRLSLVHLTRPPTSPAAAPPLLLLLHGVGSHEGDLMGLAPYLDDRFFVVSARAPVTLAPGMYGWFEVQLDPDNPVINPEQAEASRKTLIRFLGELPDAYGTDPQRAYLLGFSQGAIMSLSVLLTRPDLVAGVVAMSGRILPEVLPKMAPPEALRGIPVLVVHGVDDPILPIHHARATRDRLARLPLDLTYREYPMGHQVSEESLADVAAWLRRRLDEPPPAR; this comes from the coding sequence ATGTCCTTGCGCCTCTCCCTCGTGCACCTCACCCGTCCTCCGACCTCGCCGGCAGCCGCTCCGCCGCTGCTGCTGCTCCTGCACGGCGTCGGCAGCCACGAAGGAGACTTGATGGGGCTGGCGCCCTACCTCGACGATCGCTTCTTCGTCGTCAGCGCCCGCGCACCGGTGACCCTTGCTCCCGGCATGTATGGGTGGTTCGAGGTCCAGCTCGATCCGGACAATCCCGTGATCAACCCCGAGCAGGCGGAGGCCAGCCGGAAGACCCTGATCCGCTTCCTCGGAGAGCTCCCCGACGCCTACGGGACGGATCCGCAACGGGCGTACCTGCTGGGGTTCAGCCAGGGGGCGATCATGAGTCTCAGCGTGCTGCTGACGCGACCGGATCTGGTGGCGGGTGTCGTGGCGATGAGCGGCCGCATCCTCCCGGAGGTCCTGCCGAAGATGGCCCCGCCGGAAGCGCTGCGGGGCATTCCCGTGCTGGTGGTCCACGGCGTGGACGACCCGATCCTGCCCATCCACCACGCCCGGGCCACCCGCGACCGTCTCGCCCGCCTTCCCCTGGACCTCACCTACCGGGAATACCCCATGGGTCACCAGGTCAGCGAGGAGAGCCTGGCCGACGTCGCCGCCTGGTTGCGCCGGAGACTGGACGAACCACCCCCCGCCCGCTGA
- a CDS encoding FadR/GntR family transcriptional regulator, with the protein MEAPIERRKVYELLAERLLTRIGERHLRPGDPLPTERELTRLYRVGRSSVREALRMLESKGLIKPVGTGAFVVAEYTNPFNDSLNLLLTLKETSLRELFEVRKILEVEAAALAAARRTAADLEAMGRAVEEMEAGLASADRYIAADLRFHLTVARATGNKVAVHLMHAIRGVLQEALASIYRIPGSPQQSIIQHRGILAAIASGDAADARWQMWQHLARVERDIEEILAGSPAGRGSRRHAAGGGKGARRG; encoded by the coding sequence ATGGAAGCGCCGATCGAGCGCCGGAAGGTGTACGAACTGCTCGCGGAGCGCCTGCTGACCCGCATCGGCGAACGCCACCTCCGGCCTGGCGATCCTCTCCCGACCGAGCGCGAGCTCACCCGTCTCTACCGGGTCGGCCGCTCCTCGGTGCGTGAGGCCCTGCGCATGCTCGAGTCGAAGGGCCTGATCAAGCCCGTCGGCACCGGCGCCTTCGTCGTCGCCGAATACACCAACCCCTTCAACGATTCGCTCAACCTTCTCCTCACGCTCAAGGAGACGAGCCTCCGGGAGTTGTTCGAGGTGCGCAAGATCCTCGAGGTCGAAGCGGCGGCGCTGGCCGCGGCGAGGAGGACGGCGGCGGATCTGGAGGCGATGGGCCGGGCCGTCGAGGAGATGGAGGCGGGCCTGGCCTCTGCCGACCGCTACATCGCCGCGGATCTGCGGTTCCACCTCACGGTGGCCAGGGCCACGGGCAACAAGGTCGCCGTGCACTTGATGCACGCCATCCGGGGGGTCCTGCAGGAGGCCCTGGCCTCGATCTACCGCATTCCGGGAAGCCCTCAGCAGTCCATCATCCAGCACCGCGGGATCCTGGCCGCGATCGCGAGCGGCGACGCCGCCGACGCGCGCTGGCAGATGTGGCAGCACCTGGCCCGCGTGGAGCGCGACATCGAGGAGATCCTGGCCGGCTCCCCCGCCGGGCGGGGGAGCCGAAGGCACGCGGCGGGGGGAGGGAAGGGGGCGCGGCGTGGCTGA
- a CDS encoding NAD(P)-dependent oxidoreductase, giving the protein MADLGFVGLGVMGGRIVRRLLAAGHTVTGYNRTKHKAQWLLDLGMRWGDTPREVAAGAEVTFSMLTDSAALRAVAEGPTGIIAGLGPGKVYVDMSTVSPQVSRDIARAVGERGAQMLDAPVSGSVSTLEEGTLSIMAAGDRQTFDRVKPILQAIGPKVTYVGEQGQAVVMKIAANLSLAVQMLAFSEGVLLAEKSGIRREVAVEVLLNSVIASPMLKYRGPFVLRMPEEAWFDVRMMQKDLGLALELGRQLSVPLPATASANELLTAARAMGLGAQDFAVLFDVLRHLAGMEGR; this is encoded by the coding sequence GTGGCTGATCTCGGCTTCGTCGGGCTCGGCGTGATGGGCGGGCGGATCGTGCGGCGCCTGCTTGCCGCCGGGCATACCGTCACCGGGTACAACCGGACGAAGCACAAGGCGCAGTGGCTGCTGGACCTGGGCATGCGCTGGGGCGACACCCCGCGGGAGGTGGCGGCCGGCGCGGAGGTGACCTTCTCGATGCTCACGGACAGCGCCGCGCTGCGCGCCGTGGCCGAGGGGCCCACCGGCATCATCGCCGGCCTCGGCCCGGGGAAGGTGTACGTGGATATGAGTACCGTCTCCCCCCAGGTCAGCCGGGACATCGCCCGCGCCGTCGGGGAGCGCGGGGCGCAGATGCTCGATGCCCCGGTGTCCGGCAGCGTCAGCACCCTGGAGGAGGGCACCCTCTCCATCATGGCCGCCGGAGACCGCCAAACCTTCGACCGCGTGAAGCCCATCCTCCAGGCCATTGGACCGAAGGTGACCTACGTCGGCGAGCAGGGGCAGGCCGTCGTGATGAAGATCGCCGCCAACCTCAGTCTCGCCGTCCAGATGCTGGCCTTCAGCGAGGGCGTCCTGCTCGCGGAGAAGAGCGGCATCCGGCGGGAGGTGGCGGTGGAGGTGCTCCTGAACAGCGTGATCGCCTCGCCCATGCTCAAGTACCGCGGGCCCTTCGTCCTGCGCATGCCGGAGGAGGCGTGGTTCGACGTGCGGATGATGCAGAAGGACCTGGGTCTGGCCCTGGAGCTGGGCCGGCAGCTCTCAGTCCCGCTGCCCGCCACAGCCTCGGCAAATGAGCTGCTCACCGCGGCACGGGCGATGGGGTTGGGGGCACAGGATTTCGCCGTGCTGTTCGACGTGCTCCGTCATCTGGCCGGGATGGAGGGACGCTAG
- a CDS encoding thiamine pyrophosphate-dependent dehydrogenase E1 component subunit alpha — protein MLRIRLFEERVNSLYRSGKMEGLAHLYIGEEAVAVGVCQALREDDYITSTHRGHGHCLAKGASPARMFAELLGRVDGYCRGKGGSMHIADQERGNLGANAIVGGSSGIATGAAFSAQRRGSGQVAVCFFGEGALGQGILYEVMNIAALWRLPVIYVCENNLYTEYTPVRETTAGSMRARPEAFGIPTEEVDGQDVRAVFAAAARAVARARAGEGPSFLLCHTYRFHGHHVGDVNREYYRSKEEEELWRTSRDPLRLLAGWLLETGQARAADFERLEAEIRAEVMAAEQTALAAPFPDPSEVTRHVYA, from the coding sequence ATGCTGCGCATCCGCCTCTTCGAGGAGCGCGTGAACAGCTTGTACCGCAGCGGCAAGATGGAGGGGTTGGCCCACCTCTACATCGGCGAGGAGGCGGTGGCGGTCGGGGTCTGCCAGGCCCTGCGCGAGGACGACTATATCACCTCCACGCACCGCGGCCACGGCCACTGCCTGGCCAAGGGCGCCTCCCCGGCCCGCATGTTCGCCGAACTGCTGGGGCGCGTGGACGGGTACTGCCGCGGCAAGGGCGGCTCGATGCACATCGCCGACCAGGAGCGCGGCAACCTGGGGGCCAACGCCATCGTCGGCGGCAGCAGCGGCATCGCCACGGGCGCGGCCTTCTCGGCCCAGCGGCGCGGGTCGGGGCAGGTCGCGGTGTGCTTCTTCGGGGAGGGAGCGCTCGGCCAGGGGATCCTCTACGAGGTCATGAACATCGCCGCGCTGTGGCGCCTGCCGGTCATCTATGTCTGTGAGAACAACCTCTACACCGAGTACACCCCGGTGCGCGAGACGACGGCGGGCTCGATGCGGGCGCGGCCCGAAGCCTTCGGCATCCCCACCGAGGAGGTGGACGGGCAGGATGTGCGCGCGGTATTCGCCGCCGCGGCGCGGGCCGTCGCCCGGGCCCGGGCGGGAGAGGGGCCATCCTTTCTCCTCTGTCACACCTACCGCTTCCACGGCCATCACGTCGGGGACGTGAACCGGGAATACTACCGGAGCAAGGAGGAGGAGGAGCTGTGGCGGACGTCCCGCGATCCGCTGCGGCTGCTGGCCGGGTGGCTCCTGGAGACCGGTCAGGCCCGCGCCGCCGACTTCGAGCGGCTTGAGGCGGAGATCCGCGCCGAGGTCATGGCGGCGGAGCAGACCGCCCTCGCCGCGCCCTTCCCGGATCCCAGCGAGGTGACCCGGCATGTCTACGCGTAG
- a CDS encoding alpha-ketoacid dehydrogenase subunit beta has product MSTRRDAVAAPVREITFAQAVREALAEEMRRDPTVFVMGEDVAEAGTPFKVLSGLVEEFGRERVIDTPISEAGFVGIAVGAAMTGLRPVVDIMFGDFLALAMDQIANQAAKVHYMSGGKLTVPLVIRTTMGALRRSAAQHSQSLHAWVSHIPGLKVALPSTPYDAKGLLKTAIRDPNPVVVFEDKMMYQVRDAVPAEEYTIPFGAADVKRVGRDITLVATSSMVQVALQAAAQLAEEGISAEVVDPRTTVPLDAATIIASVRKTSRAIVIDEGYRSYGVTAEIAALIAEGAFDHLDAPVRRLGAMDVPVPFSPVLEDRTVPTPEQVAAAARELCGVA; this is encoded by the coding sequence ATGTCTACGCGTAGGGACGCTGTCGCCGCCCCGGTCCGGGAGATCACCTTCGCCCAGGCCGTGCGCGAGGCCCTCGCCGAGGAGATGCGCCGCGACCCGACCGTCTTCGTCATGGGCGAAGATGTGGCCGAAGCGGGAACGCCCTTCAAGGTGCTCTCCGGGCTGGTCGAGGAGTTCGGGCGCGAGCGCGTGATCGACACCCCGATCTCCGAGGCGGGGTTTGTCGGCATCGCCGTGGGCGCGGCGATGACCGGACTGCGCCCGGTCGTGGACATCATGTTCGGCGACTTCCTCGCGCTGGCCATGGACCAGATCGCCAACCAGGCGGCCAAAGTGCACTACATGTCGGGGGGAAAGCTCACCGTGCCCCTCGTCATCCGCACGACGATGGGTGCCCTGCGGCGGTCGGCCGCACAGCACAGCCAGAGCCTCCATGCCTGGGTCAGCCATATCCCGGGCCTCAAGGTCGCGCTCCCCTCGACGCCCTACGACGCCAAGGGGCTGCTGAAGACGGCGATCCGGGATCCGAATCCCGTGGTCGTCTTCGAGGACAAGATGATGTACCAGGTGCGCGACGCGGTCCCGGCGGAGGAGTACACGATCCCTTTCGGGGCGGCCGACGTCAAGCGCGTGGGCCGCGACATCACCCTCGTCGCCACCAGCAGCATGGTGCAGGTCGCCCTCCAGGCGGCCGCACAGCTGGCGGAGGAGGGCATCAGCGCCGAGGTGGTCGATCCGCGGACGACGGTGCCGCTGGACGCCGCGACCATCATCGCCTCAGTGCGCAAGACCAGCCGGGCGATCGTGATCGACGAGGGGTACCGCTCCTACGGCGTGACGGCGGAGATCGCCGCCCTGATCGCGGAGGGAGCCTTCGACCACCTGGACGCCCCCGTCCGCCGGCTGGGGGCCATGGACGTCCCGGTGCCGTTCTCCCCGGTGCTGGAGGACCGCACGGTGCCAACCCCGGAGCAGGTCGCGGCCGCGGCCCGGGAGCTCTGCGGAGTCGCATGA
- a CDS encoding Xaa-Pro peptidase family protein, protein MGTKTFGLMGVDWEERVNFERLRTERLARVKRFLEASELGALLCFDMNNIRYITATHIGTWAMDKLVRFTLLPRGDEPILWDFGSAARHHRLYNPWLGERSRAGISTLRGAYPEQAADVARKIRVELEQRGLRDAPLGVDVVEIPVLEALRAEGIRVVDGQRLMQEARKIKTQDEITLLTTACMMVDAAYEELYRTMRPGMRENECVGLVNKVLYDLGSEHVEGVNAISGERCNPHPHVYTDRVLRPGDPVYFDILHSFMGYRTCYYRTFVVGSASRAMVDAYARCRDYLDEAISLIKPGVTTADVVKVWPKATEFGFADEEAAFALQYGHGVGLSIWEKPIFSRLVSFDHPEVIEEGMVFALETFWPAADGWSAARIEEQLVVTKSGCEVITRFPAEQLLVAGTRYYTAVGPLPATRETQSHLNRAGTVEAVVSSAQYEGTRVRG, encoded by the coding sequence ATGGGGACCAAGACGTTCGGACTGATGGGCGTGGACTGGGAGGAGCGCGTGAACTTCGAGCGCCTCCGTACCGAGCGGCTGGCCCGGGTGAAGCGCTTCCTCGAGGCCTCCGAGCTCGGGGCGTTGCTGTGCTTCGATATGAACAACATCCGCTACATCACCGCCACCCACATCGGGACCTGGGCCATGGACAAGCTGGTGCGCTTCACGCTGCTCCCCCGCGGCGACGAACCGATCCTGTGGGACTTCGGCTCCGCGGCCCGGCACCACCGGCTGTACAACCCCTGGCTGGGAGAGCGCTCGCGCGCCGGGATCTCCACGCTGCGCGGCGCCTACCCGGAGCAGGCGGCGGACGTGGCGCGCAAGATCCGCGTCGAGCTGGAGCAGCGCGGGTTGCGGGACGCTCCGCTGGGGGTGGACGTGGTCGAGATCCCGGTGCTGGAGGCGCTGCGGGCGGAGGGGATCCGGGTCGTGGACGGTCAGCGTCTGATGCAGGAGGCGAGGAAGATCAAGACCCAGGACGAGATCACGCTGCTGACCACGGCCTGCATGATGGTCGACGCGGCGTACGAGGAACTGTACCGGACGATGCGGCCGGGGATGCGGGAGAACGAGTGCGTGGGGCTGGTGAACAAAGTCCTCTACGATCTCGGCAGCGAGCATGTGGAAGGCGTGAATGCCATCTCCGGAGAGCGCTGCAACCCCCACCCGCACGTCTACACCGACCGGGTGCTGCGCCCGGGCGACCCGGTGTACTTCGACATCCTGCACTCCTTCATGGGCTACCGCACCTGCTACTACCGGACCTTCGTCGTCGGCAGCGCCTCCCGGGCCATGGTCGACGCCTACGCCCGCTGCCGCGACTACCTCGACGAGGCGATCAGTCTGATCAAGCCCGGGGTGACCACGGCCGATGTGGTGAAGGTCTGGCCCAAGGCCACGGAGTTCGGGTTCGCCGATGAGGAGGCGGCGTTCGCCCTCCAGTACGGCCACGGCGTGGGGCTGTCCATCTGGGAGAAGCCGATCTTCAGCCGTCTAGTGTCCTTCGATCACCCTGAGGTGATCGAAGAGGGCATGGTCTTCGCCCTGGAGACCTTCTGGCCGGCGGCGGACGGCTGGTCGGCGGCGCGCATCGAGGAGCAGCTGGTGGTGACCAAGAGCGGGTGCGAGGTGATCACGCGCTTCCCGGCCGAGCAACTGCTCGTGGCCGGCACCCGCTACTACACGGCGGTCGGCCCCCTGCCGGCGACCCGGGAGACGCAGTCGCACCTGAACCGCGCAGGCACGGTGGAGGCGGTGGTGAGCAGCGCACAGTACGAAGGGACGCGGGTCCGCGGCTGA
- a CDS encoding TAXI family TRAP transporter solute-binding subunit produces MGRLWRRYAAAVVVLAAVLAVSLPQTLSAAPKVRMTILGGPPAGVFGIFATGIATYINRAVPEVDLSVAATGGSTENVRRLQAKGAEMGLAFASDVYEAYNGLEIFQGTRHTNLRALGLVFNGASHIVTYQDSGIRSVAELAGKRVAVGTPGSGTFATAERVFRVLGIWDRITRVPLLGAAAASALQDGRVDAFFFTGPYPDRGTIEAAMVKPIRMLDAYTPAAAAGFLRQFPYYSRFDFPAGGYPGMTESVPAVGIPLLWLAHVDVPAPIIQTILAAAYSVQGHEHMLRVHAAAADMRPRQALKGIAIPLHRGAEAYWRSVGLEIPEAIRAR; encoded by the coding sequence ATGGGTCGGTTATGGAGGCGGTATGCGGCCGCCGTCGTCGTGCTGGCGGCGGTGCTCGCGGTGTCGTTGCCCCAGACGCTGTCCGCCGCGCCCAAGGTGCGGATGACGATTCTGGGTGGTCCTCCGGCGGGCGTCTTTGGGATTTTCGCCACCGGCATCGCCACGTACATCAACCGCGCCGTTCCCGAGGTGGACCTCTCGGTGGCGGCCACAGGGGGATCCACCGAGAACGTCCGGCGCCTGCAGGCCAAGGGCGCGGAGATGGGGCTGGCCTTTGCCTCCGACGTCTATGAGGCCTACAACGGGCTGGAGATCTTCCAGGGGACGCGGCACACCAACCTCCGGGCGCTGGGATTGGTGTTCAACGGCGCGTCGCACATCGTGACCTATCAGGACTCCGGCATCCGCAGTGTCGCCGAGCTGGCCGGCAAGCGCGTCGCCGTGGGCACGCCGGGATCGGGGACCTTTGCCACCGCGGAGCGGGTGTTCCGGGTTCTGGGGATCTGGGACCGGATCACGCGGGTGCCGCTGCTGGGAGCCGCCGCTGCCAGCGCGCTCCAGGACGGCCGGGTCGACGCCTTCTTCTTCACCGGCCCCTATCCCGACCGGGGCACGATCGAGGCGGCGATGGTGAAGCCGATCCGGATGCTCGACGCCTACACCCCGGCCGCGGCCGCCGGTTTTTTGCGCCAGTTCCCGTACTATTCGCGGTTTGACTTCCCGGCCGGAGGGTATCCCGGCATGACCGAGTCGGTCCCGGCGGTAGGCATCCCGCTGCTCTGGCTGGCGCATGTCGACGTCCCGGCTCCGATCATCCAGACGATCCTCGCCGCCGCCTACAGCGTGCAGGGCCACGAGCACATGCTGCGCGTCCACGCCGCGGCCGCCGATATGCGTCCCCGGCAGGCGTTGAAGGGGATTGCGATCCCCCTGCACCGGGGGGCGGAAGCCTACTGGCGTTCCGTGGGGCTGGAGATTCCGGAAGCCATTCGGGCCCGGTAG